Genomic segment of Blastopirellula marina:
TCGAAAACGGAAGTCCGTTCGCAATCGTTTTACCTGTGGGGAACTAACTCCGCGTCATCCAAACTAGGGATGCTCGGGGCACGTCTGGGGCTTCAGGTCACTCCGAAAGCGGTTAGTCCTCATAATGCCCCCGATATCTTGCGAGCCTGTCCCGGCGCCATTTTCCGTGTCGGCGAGCAAGTCATCTCGTGCGGTTCGTTTTTAGAGAATCTCGCGGAGACGAACTCGCAGCAGATCGTTCAGGTCGCCAGGGAGGGAGGTGTTCGCTTCATCCGAGCTAACGATGGCAATGTTAGCTCCGCGATAGTGACTTCGCCAAATGGAAACCAGGTGGAAGTTGTCGCCGATTGGATCGTCCTTACCGCTGGACTTGGGAATGCTGCGTTACGTCAATCAGCTGGACTCGATCCGAACAAGCAACAGACGCGTCCGCTGCACATGGTGATGGTCCAAGGTGGCCTGCCAGAGTTCTACGGGCATTGTGTCGATGGGGCCACGACACGGGTATCGATAACCTCGGCGCGGAGCGAGCAAGGCGAAATTGTCTGGCAGGTCGGTGGTCAACTCGCAGAAGAGGGCGTTGCAAAGGACCGTGAGATCTTGATTGCTAAGGCTCAGCGCGAGCTTTCGTCAACTCTGCCAGGACTGAATCTCGAAGCGGCAAAGTGGTCAACCTACCGTGTCGAGCGAGCAGAGGGGACGACCGTCACAGGTGGTCGACCCGAATCATTTCGCGTTGAGAAAGACGGCAATCTTTTGACGGCTTGGCCAACCAAGCTGGTATTGGTGCCGCAGTTGGTAGATCACTTGAGCGAGACAGTCGCGAAACGTGCTTCCAATATCTCGATGAGTTCCACTATTCTCGCCGACTGGGCAAGGCCAAGCGTTGCCAAGGCTCCCTGGGATCGTGAAACCATGTGGACCTCGGTTGCACGCTCCGCTTCCGCCGCAGCCTAGTGAATTTGTCGAGCCGAAAGGGCAGCATGTATACCAGGGCACTAGGAAATACAGGGCTTCATGTCGCACCGATTGGTTTCGGAGCGTTTAAGATAGGACGCAACGCGAAGATCAAATATCCATCAGCCTACGATTTACCTGATGAAGCTGGTGTTGCCCATTTGTTAGATGGCTTGATCGAGATGGGAATCTGCCATTTCGATACGGCTCCGGCTTATGGACTCAGCGAAGAACGTATCGGGAATTGGCTTGCTCAACGATCGGATTCGGTTGTGGTTTCAACCAAGGTGGGCGAGCTTTTCCACGATGGTGAATCTCGCTACGTTTTCGACGAGTTATCGGTACGAACCAGCGTTGCGAATAGCCTGCGGCTCTTGCGCCGTGATGTTCTTGATATCGTCTTGATTCATACGCCCGCGAACGACGTCGAGGTGCTCACCGAGTCGCCGGTTGTCGAGACGCTGCAATCGTTGAAGGAGGCGGGTGATATTCGGGCGATAGGCTTGTCGGGCAAAACGCCTCAGGCAGCAACCATGGCACTCGAGTGGGCGGACCTGTTGATGGTCGAGTTCAACGTTGAAGATCAGGGTCATGCCGACGTGATTGAAGACGCAGCAAATCGCGGGCTCGGTGTACTGGTCAAGAAAGGATTGGCCTCCGGGCACCTTCCTGCCGCGGACGCGATTCCTTTTGTGCTACGCCAGAAAGGTGTCAGCAGCCTAGTCATTGGCGGCCTTAACCTCGAGCATATGGGCGATAATCTAGAGATTGCGCGTCGCTGTTTGGAAACAATGAGCGAAG
This window contains:
- a CDS encoding FAD-dependent oxidoreductase; the encoded protein is MERIQTNALIIGGGATGLWLLDRLRRDGRSALLLESQALGTGQTIAAQGILHSGLKYSLQGLLTASARQAREMPSLWRKCLEGGSRPDLSKTEVRSQSFYLWGTNSASSKLGMLGARLGLQVTPKAVSPHNAPDILRACPGAIFRVGEQVISCGSFLENLAETNSQQIVQVAREGGVRFIRANDGNVSSAIVTSPNGNQVEVVADWIVLTAGLGNAALRQSAGLDPNKQQTRPLHMVMVQGGLPEFYGHCVDGATTRVSITSARSEQGEIVWQVGGQLAEEGVAKDREILIAKAQRELSSTLPGLNLEAAKWSTYRVERAEGTTVTGGRPESFRVEKDGNLLTAWPTKLVLVPQLVDHLSETVAKRASNISMSSTILADWARPSVAKAPWDRETMWTSVARSASAAA
- a CDS encoding aldo/keto reductase, encoding MYTRALGNTGLHVAPIGFGAFKIGRNAKIKYPSAYDLPDEAGVAHLLDGLIEMGICHFDTAPAYGLSEERIGNWLAQRSDSVVVSTKVGELFHDGESRYVFDELSVRTSVANSLRLLRRDVLDIVLIHTPANDVEVLTESPVVETLQSLKEAGDIRAIGLSGKTPQAATMALEWADLLMVEFNVEDQGHADVIEDAANRGLGVLVKKGLASGHLPAADAIPFVLRQKGVSSLVIGGLNLEHMGDNLEIARRCLETMSEGA